The Narcine bancroftii isolate sNarBan1 chromosome 8, sNarBan1.hap1, whole genome shotgun sequence region gccctggaaaggtcctgggacaccggcacggaaaatAAAGGGGGAtcggggagaaactcagcaggtcaaaggggggtccgagagaaactcagcaggtcaagggggaagggtctgggagaaactcagaaggtcaaggggagggggtccgggagaaactcagcaggtcaaggggggtccgggagaaactcagcaggtcaagggaggtccgggagaaactcagcaggtcaaggggggtccgggagaaactcagcaggtcaagggggggtccggcagaaactcaggggggcctgatttcgccaggaccgttgcccactccccctccctgccgcaggccgacccgcgactcacggtgacggggccgctgatccgccgagatgccgccctgcagcgagagccgatgcccctgcactgtcgttgtccaactcgatcgcccgcaaaccccgccctcccgcacacaggcctgagtaagtgttatgaactttaatctcaggataaaacgatcttccaatagtttcatgtcacagtgataaatatattcctggttaaaaatggtcctgcacctggatacaagctcattaggcataaaacttgaaaagtgtgtaaatcaaaggagatctgtaccaatggaaaaagggcatggcaaataaccctgctagagttcatgcccacaatcaatcacctatttgattgtttcaggaatcatgttattctccctcattctcaatagccctcagattttactattcgacagcacactagcaacatttgacaaatcctctatagagaaatattatttattgaatattttatttctcatttgttaatgcttctggaaagagtttatccaaaactattattaaacatttattttaataagaaaaagtttaacattacatatgttgaaagaagagaaaacatgcagatgttgttgaaaattttcaataaatatttagttcggccctcgacttagtccaagtttttaattttggccctccgtgaatttgagtttgacacccctgccttagacGGTGCTGGAGTTGAACCCTCGcccctggcgctgtaacaggatTGCGCTAACCTTGCTGTGAGGTGCTGATGGAATTGTGCATTACAACTCAGTTCTGACACGGCACAACAGGAGAGAtatgaaatgtaaaaaaaaaagtctgcagCCTCTAAGATTGTAGtagaaacacacagaaatgctggaggaactcagcaggtctcgcagcgtccaccgacatttcagacctgagcccttcaaggtaatgACAGGGTTAGAGCGGGTGCAGTGATTTAAAAGGATGCTGGATAATTTGCCCCCgttctccagttttaaatttataatcaaacaattcatgtgattaaagtgcacattccgaattttatttatatacattttggtttgataatatagaaattacatcactttttatactgtgccagtgactcaggttcgaatccagcactgtaacgagtttgtacattctccccatgactgtttgggtttcctccaggtgctcccacccttctaaaagtacagggttgtaggttaatttgggcagcactggtttaaatggccagaatcagtttctaccatgctgtaaataaaaattatattaaataaaaatgatcagcggtctagactcctgaatgaacttcacGCCAGTATTGCTGTCTTTGCTGTTCTGATATTTCTGTAACTTTGCAGTTTTAAGTTATTGTACTACGTATGTAACagactgccacccccccccccccaaactttctCACAGTACCTTGCAACATGcaacaataaacttaaacttgactAACACCTTAAAGCTTGTCAGGGCTCAGGTGGAGCACCTTCTGTTTCAAGTAGATCTTCACATATATTTGGACAGGTGAGCATTTGCACAGAATGTAAATTTATAAACAAATGTTAACTATAGAAATTACTAGCTTGGGTGTTAGGTACAATGACACAAACAAGGAAGGAATGGAGTGATACAGATCACATGCAGTTAGCTAGGATTAGTTAAAATTGGCATCATGACCAGCCCAGGCATGGTGGGCCTGTTCCCAGTCCATCTTTGACCAAATCTACAAACCTCATTGTCGTTTCCTTTAAGAGAGGAGGATGATGACTTTATTGACTCTTAGAATACAGgtgtatttaattatttttaaatgtaatacaAGAGATGTAATATAATTAGGAAAGGCTTACACAGGGTGAGTGGATCGTGGGGTGAGAGGATCGTGGGGTGAGATTTGGGTTGCGTGGTTGAACCATCCGACCATCTTGGaccatcagatgataataaagttgaatTTGAGATATGGAATGAACCCAAATCTAACATTAGACATGAACATTCAAGCTCTTAAGACACTGTACATTGATTTTTTCAGCATAATTAGATAAAATATTTAGTGGAAGTCGAACCACTTCATCTATTGAAGTATTTTCTACAAAATTGCCACAGGCCCAATTCATAATGTGCAAGATGCATTAGGAGGGaacatttcttccccccacctGAAAATGAGATAACCAAGTAATTAATTTCAAGAAGACTGGGATTAGGTAACATTGGAGATTGAAACTAAAAGGTAAATTTAGGCTTGCTTTCAGAAAGCTGGTTCAGAATGAGATGAGTCAAGTGGAAATTCTAGGTTAGGTGGCATATGGTGGTAATGCAACTACCATATTAAATGACCAGACTAGTAATCTGGGGGTTTGTCTATCAATCCAGGCATCTAAACTCAAATCCCATGGCAACTGCAAAATTCAAACCATGTTGAAAATCtggaatggtgggggtggggggaagagaaagaaaactaGTCATtagtaataacaaaaaaaacataaaactATCAGAATGATGCAAAACGCCTGCCTCATTAATGTCCTTGGGTGTGGAAATCGGACATTCTTATCTGGTTTGGACTATATGGAAACCCAGACATCCCATATGGTTACCTCTACCATCTGAACTCCAGTAAGCCAGAGTTCAAGGCCAATAAGCAATAAATGATCTTTCCAGCAACACCTGGCTGCCTCAAAAATGTAAAGAAAACTTCAGAAGGTAAACATAACCATCACTAGAAgtcaagtttgtcatctgattgcacaagtacaacctgatgaaactgcattctccagttttcagtacaaaacacgcacacacacacaacatacaaataatacatgcACAGGATAAGTATTTCAAttgcaaataaataaagtttcatgaATGAGTCTTGAATTGTTTGTGAGAGTGTTCAGCATCCTCTGCCTGTGGGAAGGAATTATTCCTCAGCCTGCTGGTACGGTCTTTGATtcacctgtatctttttcccaacggGAGCTGAAAGATaccgtgtgcagggtggaaggggtcctgaatgattttgtgtgccctcttcaggcaacaatcccagtagatcatgtcaatggaggggagaCTCCAGTTATCCTCTGTTATGGTCCcgtagattgacctccgatccatttctctacagcaatgtGATGCTCCTGTAgcaagttgacataatggtggccagtttcctggcccacttcagtcttctcaagtgCAGTCGCTGTGGCGCTTTCCTGACACTACTGACCAGTCGAAAGTGTGTGATGCATTTGAagacacaaaagagctggagaagctcaataggtcactcagcatccagaggaagcaaagatctagaacaaatgttttgggccagagctCTTTGATAAGGTATGAGCAAGAAGGTGCTTGAATAAAGAGGTGGggggaaaaggaaaaggagacagaggtatAGGGAGAGAAAGACAGGAGGGGACTCTCAAACgagggaagttgatgttaatgccatatggctggagagtgctcagatggaatttaggctttgttcctcccatttgtaggtggcctcagtctggcagtgcatgaggtcatggacagatgtTGGGGTGGGAATATGGCATAGAtttgaaaaggttggccactgggacatcattattgTAGCAGATTATGGCCTCCTACATCagagactagatgcagactgggagatcacttcatttggTACCTTTGCTATTTCCTTTCAAGACCCCACCACCAAATCACTTGTCAGTTTTTTAGCCTACTCTGGCCTCATCCATAGCCACATGCGAGTTCTTGCCTGTTGACCGTTGCTCCTCCTCTTGCCCCTTCTAtctctttattcaggcacctgtctgcttttttgctcacaccttggcGAAGGGCTTGGGCACAAAACCCTGGTTATACATCTTTGTTTCttatggacgctgcgtgacctgctgaatttctccagcacttgtattGAAAGGCAATTTAATAATGCAGAAAATAACAGCTGCAAACTATTTGCCATTCTCACTTGCTATTTCTTTGGTCTTGTCAGTGAGTTCAAAGAACAGTTTTCAAACAAAAGATTAGTAGCACATAATTCAAAATGTCAATAGAATACaggaatttattgtcagggttgTACAGTATGAAAGGGATGATTTGATATGTTTATAGAGTATTGTCAAGGTCACACCTGGATTACTGTAGTTGTTTTGGTCATGTTCAAGGATAAATTCTCATTTCAGATGGCACCAAAGCCCGCTTGGTTAATAACTGGAATAAAAGGATTGATATACGAAATTGTTAAGCTTTTACTCAGTGGAGTTGAGAAGAATTAGAGGTGCTCAAAGTTGTTATATTCTTAGAGGAAATGGTCAGGTTGTATGTGGAGGGGGTGTACCATAGAgttaacactttttaaaaaatattttcaagaggaatacaagatcatTTCGATATAccatctttgcattcccaaatccatatctgacttccaatagctacacatttcctagaaacagccaaagctgatcataaaaattcaatttgatacatagttaatcttaattttaaactgAATATCTTAatattccccaacaaaaataacatccgGTCCAACAGAAGTGttacctttaatattttctccTAAAATCATTtgtatccaaaaaggtttaacattAGTATACTGCCacgttgaattttaaaaaaaaaaacatctttatcACATCGAAAACATAACTCTGAAGATATTAAATTAAATCTGAGTTAACATTTCTTGAATTAATGGGCAGTTTTAAAATAAGAGCATTACCCCATTTTAGGGGATATATGCTTTCCCAGATCATGAATCGTTGGCACTCTTCACACCAGAGACATTGTCAAAACCAAGAGACAGGCTTTTAAACTGGGATGGAGTCAAGAGGTGTGGATAGTGCAGGTGAGGAATTAGCACAAGGTCAAGATGGAATTTTTGTGTGTGTAATGTTTATAAAATATAAATTTTGCAAATTTTTGCTGACACATTGAAAttgttgaccactgggaggtccttgctagtaaacagttaggactttattccctggagcacagaggaatgtggggagatttgacagagatatttaaaattatgagtatagacagtaaatgtaggtacTCTGGTTGGACTGTggtacaagctgccagctgaaatggtgaatgctagctcaattttaacatttaagaatttggacagttacatggatgggaggggtatggagggctttggactgggtgcagctcagtgggacgaCACAGAAacaagtttggcacagactagaagggccaaagagcccgtttctgtgctgtaatgttctacggtagTGGCAGAGAATGACCTCCACCGTGGGTTTGAAAATCAGAGGAAAAATGAACAACGGGACAATAAACAGTAAGTAAACTAATCGTCAGACTGTCTCATCATACGGGCAACTGCTGATGTAGATGATCTCAAATGCACACTGCACAATTCTGGGATAATAATCCCAAATCAGCAAACAGGGAAAGAAAATTGATGagagtagggtggtagatgtgatcgACATGAATTTTAGCaagccatttgacaaggtcccccatgagacccATCCAGAAAATCAGGAGGTATGGGctatcagtggaaccttggctttgGGAGAAATGGAGGCTAATCAATGGACACTCCAACTCTGGGGGACTCTTGCCATAAAATAaaaggggttggggttggggagtgaaacaggaaattctgctgtgattgtagttaaaagaaACATCTTTGACtgcaaggggcactgggcaatttgtgttgatggcaaatctttgccttacagttttgtgtaatatcacattctgTTTTACTACATGACAAGTAATCTTGAATGAGCCTTTGGATCTGATTATCTTGTGGTTAATGATCACTGTTTAGATTAATAAAGAACATTTTCAGCCTCAGATCCCCTCATGCTTCTCCCTGAAAAGATCAAGTTGTTTCAAAGCACCTCTGGCTGAAATAATCCAAGCGGGTAATCGTCAATAAATCCAACTGCTGCAGTGCTATATTTTATACAATAGATTTGGAGAACTTTGAATATCATTTATTAGCAGTAAAAATCACCAAAATTGAGATAAGTTCCCAGCATCTTACAGCAACTGGCAATTTGATGGGAAAATGAAGAGTAATAATCTGCCTAAAATAAGTCACATTATTTAAGTGTTGTGAATAGAGTTTGGCTCGGCTTTTTTACATTGAAGACAAAATATTGTTAACCTTTTACTCTTTCACTATGTGGTTTAACTTTCCACTTACATTTTAGCTGAAACTTTGCAACACAAACATGAAAACATTCAGTTAAAACTTGCTACAGTTAATTAGTGCAGGCTATACAACTGTGAACAGAACAAGCAATGGGACAAATAATACCAGGTCTATTAATTGGCTGTGTTCATCAACACTGAATGGAATGTATATTTTGAGATgtcttgcattaaaatgaatgttaaaaGCTGGTGCAAAACTGCACTTGTAGTCTTATCAACTTGATAGAAAACCAAAAGCTTAGATggcattaaaatgtaatttcaCACTAACATACTAAAAGTAAAATTCACAATTGCAAAGCTAAGCACAaccaggaattttaaaaaaattgctaatACTAAATTCTTCAGTTTACTTTATCCCTTTTAAGTCAGTTATCATTACTTTAGCCTTAATTTTTGAGTGATCAACCATAAATTTTAGACGAATAGCTTCTTAGGATTCCTAGCAGTACAGtccagaacagccattctcatggGGGGGGAAATGCACATcacgggggaggggggtgagggggaaagagaagAGGGCACGGAATgaaatcacaatttttttttcttttgtgtagttggtaggagagtaCAGAAGAACTGAACaaatcttgactgcttcacagggaaggggaggcATAAACTGATCTgaatcctaagggggccatagccaaaaaaaggttgagagaatGGCTGGACCAGAAGACATCATGCTTTAAAAGAAACTAATTTAAAAGAAAAGATTGCCTCAAGCAATCTCCCCTCCTTCATCAATCTCCATATTTGTTGAATGAAAACTCTTGCATTCTCATGGAAAATATTCTGCTTACAAGTGGTGCAAGCTTTTGAAATTACAAACACAGACAGCGCAATGTGATTCTAAatgcaacaaatttatattcaatAAAGAGCATGATTCAAGGGTCTACAAGATTAACCCGCCTTAGTATATTTCAACAGCACTAGCTTTTATTTAAAGAACCCCATTGTAAAATAAATGGAGTTGCATGGACTTATCCTAAAATATTGCATTAAATATCAAAACTTGATTACACACTTTGTAATTTCATGTTACCAAGCCCTCTTTGGTGCTTCCCAGGAACCATTCAAGTCTGTTTTGCTATGATTATTCAGTGTTAGTCATAAACTGTCTCTGGTAAACCTCACTAGAAAAAGTAACGTACTGGCCAAAAGGTTCTAGGTTTATTCAGACTGAAAGGAATACTGAAATTTCTTAGCAAAAACTTCACGTTAAACGAGTAATTCGCTACttcaaaatatctaaaaaaaaacatcatctCTTGCTATTTCACCACCTCCAAATACATACACCATTTCTGTTAAGATATCACTTgcattttaaaatctatattaTTAGAATggaatatttaattaaaatatacacaggaaAATACTGTAGTGATcaatttggtcctttttttaaaaaaaaacaaaagctgaGTTCAGAACAAAAGAATGCTACACAGTAGTAAGCTAAAAGAGAATTTCATTTACAGTGAGAAACCTTGAGCCCATTTTAGATCACATTTCAGTCAGCTTGTGTAGGACATGCCAAATGGAGTCAATCAAAACTTAAATGAACTataatattttttccaatttgccAATCTTACATGATTACAAGAATATTTCAGAGAAAACCATACTGGGTTACCATCATTGATGCAATAAaagtagcatttttttttattgataactGTCAAGATTATTTTGATCCCCATAAATCAATCAGGTGACCAATCTGTTTCTCAAAAGCGTCAATTTGATTAATAGTACAAATCCATCagtacaatgtttttttttgtgaaaaattGCCATTTAATTGACAGTGTACTATCTCAAAACCCATACATAAAGGAGATGTAGTGTACAATATATTACAGAAAAGCACCAATATGTGCACATTCAAGTTCTTAGTGAGAACGACTAATCCCCGAAAAGTACCCTAATACTTgtttgtacacacacacacacatacaatcatGCACAAAACCAGAACAAACCAAGGTTTCGTTTCCCAAATGGAAGCCCCAGGTGTATTCGCTTTTTATTCTATGCAGTACTGCTTTTTATCACTCTACATAGGTTACAGTATGGTGATTTAAGTTTGCAAAATAGATACAAATAGTCCTACGAGCTTCCCACACAGAGTTCATCATTCTTTTTTGTTGGAAACAGTTCTAGTAAGGGAGTGGAAAATTCAGATCTTTCAAGGACGACGACAGGTCGAAGGAAATGAAGCTGCTTTAAGGCAAGATCTCCACAGTCTGTCAAAGCTTTATCCAATATCGTTCGTAAGTTCTCCAAAGATGGAGTCGACCCGTGTGAAATTAGAGGCTCGATTGTTGAAAAACTGTTATGTACAGCAGAGTCATTTTTGTCACAGTCTCTACTGCAGCCTTTACAGTTTTGCACTGCTGATTCATTTGATCCAGTGTTAACTGCTGACTCTCTCTGGTGTGAGGCAAATTTTTTGCATCGTTTAGGTGGTTCCCAATGCCACGAATCATCAACATCATTTTCAGTGTCTTCACTTTCTTGAATAAACTTCAAAAATGAGGCTTCAAAGCCTATAGGTTTATATGTTGTCAAGTCAAATGGtttctgctgagtattttcactCAGTTGGCTCTCCTTGCTGCTAAAGAGTGTGCCCTGTGCCAAATACATGGAGTCTGTCCTGTGAGACTGTCCTTCCATTTCAGATTTTCTTTTCAAAGGCTGTTTCAAGTTGGAGAACAGTGAGCCATTCTGGGTCCCACTTTGTTTTACTATATTTGGGATTACTCCTCCATTTTTAGGTAGAAAAGCACGATTTGCATCATTTTCCTTGAAGCTCGGCCCCCTGTTTGCCATCCCAATGGCAAGACTGCTGTTTACCGATTTCCCGGGAAACAAAACATTGCCACCACCAGAAAATACATTATTTCCATTTGGTACACCGCAGTTCTGCAATTGGTGTCCTGCCCCAACTTGCTCATGTTCCATTTTGAACTCCGTTTTCAGAGTTCCACCATTTTGTTGTCGGAGAACACTGCAACCTGGAGCGTCCTCCATTTGCTCAGAGGGGACTTTTTTGGGAAGTGTTGCGGAATCAGATTCCATTTTCTCATGCGATGGATCAGAATACCTCTTGCACACTAGAAGTGTATTAAAATTCTGCTCAATGTACTTAGCAGTCATTTTGTGAAGTATCTTATAGTGTCTCAAAACACTGCGCTGACTTAGGACAACTGTTTGGCAGTCATCAACCATACATGGAAACTGGTCCCTCAATACTTCACTCTTACACATTGCAAATCCATGGTCTGCACTCTTCAACATAAAATCACGACACCTGACAGATTTTCTTGATTCTTTATCATACTCATCCACGGAGGAATAAGCCATAAAGGATGCATTTCTCTCACAGTCTTCATCGGGCTGTGACGAGTCATCAGAATGATCGTCTGCTCGACCCCTTCTTATATCTGGTTCCAATTTTGCTTTTCTGCTGCAAGCCTCGACTTTAATATCTCCACTGTCGTGAGCTTTGAAGTTAGACTCAGGTTTCAGTGCCGAACTATACGGGTCAAGATTCTTCTTGTAGCTTTCAAAGTTAGGATCAACTTCAGAATCACAGCTCCCTTCATCAGAAAGAGGTTCTCCACCGACTCGACCCAAATTAGACACACGCAGTAATGAGGTGCCAGCGGTGCTTTCATCGGTGAGACGTTCCTGCTCAAACAGCTTCAAATCAGGCTTAACAGCTGAAGCTGAGCCATTGCCATCAATAAGACCGCCCTGGTTGCAGCGGTCCAAATTAGGCTTACGGTCATACTTCGAGTTTTTGCGTGGCCTCAGTAATATAGACTTGTAATGGGCTTTGTGCTGTCTGTGGACATGGCGCAGGTAACTGGAACGAATAGTGTAAGTACGACTGCATCCATCAATGCTGCACTTAAATTCTAAGTCAGCAGGCTGGCGTCTAACATTGCTATACACGTTAAAGGAGGGTAGACAGTCTGGCTGATTACATGCATACTTTCCTGTTTCACCACCTGCAAGCTTGTGAATTTCACTGTAGTGTCTCAAAAGCACTCGAGGATATTGGAAACGTTTGGTGCAACCTTCaaatttgcatttgaagattttcTTCACTTTGGTATTGTCTTTCTTGGCATTTACTTGATCTTCTTCCAAACACATTTGCTCTCTGTTGTACTGGTGAACTGTCTCATAGTGGCGTATCAAATTTGGCTGGCCCGTGAAAGCAGCAGAGCAGCCTTTGTGAATACAGTGATAAGGTTTGTGATATTTGTTCAACATGTAACACAAATTACTTTTAGCCCCAATTCTCCGGCTTCCTCTACCTTCTTCCTTGGATTCAGAATCATCTGCACTATCTGGCATCATACACCCAGATTCCACACTACCATTCAAACGCATCTCCTCGGATTTTAAAGATTCTGCAGATTCAGAACATTCAATTTCTGTCGTGAAGGACTCATTCATGGTGTTTTCGGAATCACTTCCAGTCTGGCGCCAGCTTCCACTCATCGTACCAAGCTGTGCACGCCCCTCATCCCCAAACAAATTAAAGTCTTTTGTCTCGCAAGGAACAGTCATTGGATAAAGGGAATCCTTTTCTATCTTAATCGGCCTAGTACCGTCAGGCAAATTCAGCCTTTCGGTGACATTCGGAGTACTGCCTAACTTCTCTTCAGTGAAGCGGGGACCGTCATTCTCAGTTTTAATCAATATATTTGGCACAATCAGCTGTGGATTTGCGTGGCTAGGAACAGAAACACAATTAATGTAGGAGAACTTGCCTTTCTGCATGTCCTCTTTACTGAACCTATGCATTTGTTTATAATGAGTTCGGAGATTTGTTTTTCTTGTAAATGTTCTTAGGCAGATGTGGCATTTGAATGGTGCAAACCTGAGTTGAAACCGGCTTAACTGAAGAACCTTGTCCTTGGAGTACTTGTGAGTTTTAACATAATGGTTAATGAGGCCATCTTTGGTCATTGCCTTGAAGGCACATCCTTCATAGTCACAAACAAATGGCTTAATGACCCCCGAGTCCTCTTTAGATGAGTCAGTTTGGAAGAGCTTACGTGTGCGTGGCTGTGATTGGGAAACATTACCTAAAGATTTGGATATTGAAGTGTCACTGGTAGTTATCGGAGGTGGTGGTAATGGCTCGATCAAAGGTGAAGATAAAGTCGAGCCACACACCTTCACTTCATTCGGAGGTGCTTCCGATTTATTCAACTGCAGCTTCTGAAGAGCCCTTGCAAGTTCTTCTAGAGTTGGTACTTCAGGAACACGACCAGACCGACTTGATAGCCGGCCCTCGTAGCGCTTCTTCACTGGATTAGTCCCTGCACTGTTCTCGGTCACTaatgggcattttatctttcgaGCAAGGTGGCCACCAAGTGATTTGGGATTTGAAAACTCTTTGAAACAGCGAGAGCATACAAACTTGTCATCCTTAAAGATAGCAGGCCATTTGGCATTCCTGTTATTCTTGGGCTTCTTAGTTCTTGGAGATTTGAGTAACGCATTTTTACTTACGCAAATTTCATTAACAGGTGCAACTGACTGGCCTTCCTGTCCCTGCAAAGATAACCGTTGTGTTGGCTGTGGTCCCATCTCAGCTTTAACTTTATCATGATTTGCAGCAGAACCTTTCACAGCACCTCTGCTGTGTTTAACAGTCTTCTTCTTAGCTTTATAGTAATTTGGATGTGCTGCCTTAATGTGCTTTCTCAGGTCTTTTGTCAATGCATACATCATGATACAGCCGTCTATACCacaagttaatttatttaaaaccgGGAAGCTATCTGcaacattagtggtaattttgtGCTTAGCAAAGCTCCTTTTAATTTCAGGATGAAGCGTAGCTGCCT contains the following coding sequences:
- the rlf gene encoding zinc finger protein Rlf → MADGGSEQALEPLTERLRLVHGELRRRGVSRESSTQYCQCFCEILIQYGEKYKAPEELLPLLEVYRISIQNYTSARPYLSTECAHINFVLGQLAVSCFELLLSLPDEVPQDVWLQLQQTLQDSHIALLEFGNNELQVLLAISRECGAWKNPVLQCILSKQTAPIEEVNNYLIQEGPSFLEMRIKHLMKMDRKFDAALLAKCCAENAEINSKGAFRQIYLTCLCTMGPNEEAAKEIARVDCKEVLDIICNLESEGQDSAAFVLCTTFLTHQLQQESVYCSWELTLFWSKLQRRMDPSLDSFLERCRQLGIIARTVYHIFFLIKVIQSEAEGAGLPISIELCVGALRIQSNENAEMKISICKTIACLMPDDLEVRRACQLTQFLLEPTVDAYREVERLYKQPDQKYDEENGPIPNSLHCELLLVLKAHWPFDPEFWDWKILKRHCRKHLGDKAVDISEDELSDDELDGNELFDQMSKIPEINDGREKDGDVVNKKKEKVMSERYYRWLQNMFFCVLCKKDYVVARMVHHAKTHVRDGIFSCPVCAKKFKRKEQFTPHVKEHIKKPKSEKKQKKSEIAEKSLLPAMNVNTPTKQQVALDSAMGSIKKEVEENDYIIFSGADSVDEEQGDVSKPEVSEIVVTQWTESYPCPGTACSRSFKYYKNLTAHLKNDHLDNDENVRHFLEMNNRKALCKYCRRHFVSDYHLKAHLKVHSGLQPYICIQMDCNASFQAFADLVKHRKQHKEFRSKCSFKGCNKVFSGSCLLYHHEAQHYREAAYSCNLSGCKKFYFSKSEFQNHLQTHGLTSLEEFEARLQKKGSVSTEDVVDHVSKLVTAEGKPSPVVGNTADKTLESAEKPVQSCSYSVSEAIKREKEYSPDGSYSPVRQGTDGADLANKGKSAYPNLQGVYTENLLVPLEKLASFKELSDIEDMMKAATLHPEIKRSFAKHKITTNVADSFPVLNKLTCGIDGCIMMYALTKDLRKHIKAAHPNYYKAKKKTVKHSRGAVKGSAANHDKVKAEMGPQPTQRLSLQGQEGQSVAPVNEICVSKNALLKSPRTKKPKNNRNAKWPAIFKDDKFVCSRCFKEFSNPKSLGGHLARKIKCPLVTENSAGTNPVKKRYEGRLSSRSGRVPEVPTLEELARALQKLQLNKSEAPPNEVKVCGSTLSSPLIEPLPPPPITTSDTSISKSLGNVSQSQPRTRKLFQTDSSKEDSGVIKPFVCDYEGCAFKAMTKDGLINHYVKTHKYSKDKVLQLSRFQLRFAPFKCHICLRTFTRKTNLRTHYKQMHRFSKEDMQKGKFSYINCVSVPSHANPQLIVPNILIKTENDGPRFTEEKLGSTPNVTERLNLPDGTRPIKIEKDSLYPMTVPCETKDFNLFGDEGRAQLGTMSGSWRQTGSDSENTMNESFTTEIECSESAESLKSEEMRLNGSVESGCMMPDSADDSESKEEGRGSRRIGAKSNLCYMLNKYHKPYHCIHKGCSAAFTGQPNLIRHYETVHQYNREQMCLEEDQVNAKKDNTKVKKIFKCKFEGCTKRFQYPRVLLRHYSEIHKLAGGETGKYACNQPDCLPSFNVYSNVRRQPADLEFKCSIDGCSRTYTIRSSYLRHVHRQHKAHYKSILLRPRKNSKYDRKPNLDRCNQGGLIDGNGSASAVKPDLKLFEQERLTDESTAGTSLLRVSNLGRVGGEPLSDEGSCDSEVDPNFESYKKNLDPYSSALKPESNFKAHDSGDIKVEACSRKAKLEPDIRRGRADDHSDDSSQPDEDCERNASFMAYSSVDEYDKESRKSVRCRDFMLKSADHGFAMCKSEVLRDQFPCMVDDCQTVVLSQRSVLRHYKILHKMTAKYIEQNFNTLLVCKRYSDPSHEKMESDSATLPKKVPSEQMEDAPGCSVLRQQNGGTLKTEFKMEHEQVGAGHQLQNCGVPNGNNVFSGGGNVLFPGKSVNSSLAIGMANRGPSFKENDANRAFLPKNGGVIPNIVKQSGTQNGSLFSNLKQPLKRKSEMEGQSHRTDSMYLAQGTLFSSKESQLSENTQQKPFDLTTYKPIGFEASFLKFIQESEDTENDVDDSWHWEPPKRCKKFASHQRESAVNTGSNESAVQNCKGCSRDCDKNDSAVHNSFSTIEPLISHGSTPSLENLRTILDKALTDCGDLALKQLHFLRPVVVLERSEFSTPLLELFPTKKNDELCVGSS